One genomic segment of Natrononativus amylolyticus includes these proteins:
- a CDS encoding MFS transporter, producing the protein MTVFILACLVTPEHDVSGIGLRYGPHLAALSVGYVVFSYAAIPGVVVREFDVGYTAVGLLMSAALLAFVAVQAVGGRLVDDRATLPVLLGVVVANGVLAVVVDLAPTFEAMLALRALWGLTGGLTVTVCATHISRVHTGATATWHQSINGAMFTLGGAIAFVLTPQVVAVTGWLGVHAVAALVAAPAAVALWQDRHLSDRTRPPAARDAGDDRGPNWRAVVRNRVVLLAAVCNVATLGAYITLSTFVTAYFDDAGIVGPLNALALLVASTGRLGGGIAVLRPEIADGRVIAGASGVGVAALAALAAGVDAVGLVVALTLLALAAVSLPFGAIFKTTAGATPRDGTAVAVVVAAGNAAALVLPAVTGWIRDATGGYDAAFALLALANLAAVAAALSIARR; encoded by the coding sequence GTGACTGTCTTTATCCTGGCCTGTCTGGTGACGCCCGAACACGACGTGTCCGGGATCGGTCTGCGCTACGGCCCCCACCTCGCGGCGCTCAGCGTCGGCTACGTCGTCTTCTCCTACGCGGCGATCCCGGGGGTCGTCGTTCGCGAGTTCGACGTCGGCTACACCGCCGTCGGGCTGTTGATGAGCGCAGCCTTGCTCGCGTTCGTCGCCGTCCAGGCGGTGGGCGGACGGCTCGTCGACGACAGGGCGACGCTCCCGGTCTTGCTCGGCGTCGTCGTCGCCAACGGCGTGCTCGCGGTCGTCGTTGACCTCGCGCCGACGTTCGAGGCGATGCTCGCCCTCCGCGCGCTGTGGGGGCTGACCGGCGGGCTGACGGTGACCGTCTGTGCGACCCACATTTCGCGGGTCCACACGGGGGCGACGGCGACCTGGCACCAGAGCATCAACGGGGCGATGTTCACGCTCGGCGGTGCGATCGCGTTCGTGCTCACACCGCAGGTGGTCGCGGTGACCGGCTGGCTCGGCGTCCACGCCGTCGCCGCGCTCGTCGCCGCCCCCGCCGCCGTCGCGCTCTGGCAGGACCGTCACCTCAGCGATCGGACGCGACCGCCGGCGGCTCGAGACGCCGGCGACGACCGGGGACCGAACTGGCGCGCCGTCGTTCGCAACCGCGTCGTGCTCCTCGCGGCGGTCTGTAACGTCGCGACCCTCGGCGCCTACATCACCCTCTCGACGTTCGTGACGGCCTACTTCGACGACGCGGGGATCGTCGGTCCGCTGAACGCGCTCGCGTTGCTCGTCGCGTCGACGGGCCGTCTCGGCGGCGGAATCGCCGTTCTCCGTCCGGAGATCGCTGACGGTCGGGTGATCGCCGGCGCGTCGGGTGTCGGAGTGGCCGCGCTCGCGGCGCTGGCGGCGGGCGTCGACGCCGTTGGGCTCGTCGTGGCACTCACGCTGCTCGCGCTCGCGGCGGTTTCACTGCCGTTCGGCGCGATATTCAAAACGACCGCGGGGGCGACCCCCCGCGACGGAACCGCGGTCGCGGTCGTCGTCGCCGCCGGTAACGCCGCCGCGCTCGTGCTCCCGGCGGTGACGGGGTGGATCCGCGACGCGACCGGGGGCTACGACGCGGCGTTCGCGCTGCTCGCGCTCGCGAACCTCGCCGCCGTCGCGGCGGCGCTCTCGATCGCCCGACGGTGA
- a CDS encoding universal stress protein has protein sequence MSGPTGGGPVLVAVASPAHVEQLVRTAGDLARVGDGVVRIVTVVVKSHDSPFSVYADETIVERFSGDSRELLEAAAAVAPDDVTVERDIVVGRSVADGVLRAVAAAGASALVIGWERGRGRTDAVFGTTADRLLERAPCDLYVERIGREANGVDSILLPVAGGPHVRPAAVAAKAIAARNDATVIALSVAAPDLDEDAARGAAERARDLLAELPGPAVAVETRVREGPVLETIAEAAGGHDVLVVGATRQGAFHRRLVGSVARDVVHRTERTVILARAGDAVDGSILARLRRLTES, from the coding sequence ATGTCGGGGCCGACCGGGGGCGGACCGGTGCTCGTCGCCGTCGCGAGCCCCGCCCACGTCGAACAGCTCGTCCGGACCGCGGGCGACCTCGCCCGCGTCGGCGACGGCGTCGTCCGGATCGTGACGGTGGTCGTAAAGTCCCACGACTCGCCGTTTTCGGTGTACGCCGACGAGACGATCGTCGAGCGGTTTTCGGGCGACAGTCGGGAGTTGCTCGAGGCCGCGGCCGCGGTCGCGCCCGACGACGTCACGGTCGAACGCGACATCGTCGTCGGTCGGTCGGTCGCCGACGGCGTGCTGCGTGCGGTCGCGGCGGCCGGCGCGAGCGCGCTCGTAATCGGGTGGGAGCGCGGACGCGGACGGACGGACGCCGTCTTCGGAACGACCGCCGACAGGCTCCTCGAGCGCGCGCCGTGTGACCTCTACGTCGAGCGCATCGGTCGGGAAGCCAACGGCGTCGACTCGATCCTGCTGCCGGTCGCCGGCGGCCCCCACGTCAGACCCGCGGCCGTCGCGGCGAAGGCGATCGCGGCGCGAAACGACGCGACCGTGATCGCGCTCTCGGTCGCCGCTCCCGATCTCGACGAGGACGCGGCTCGCGGCGCCGCCGAACGCGCCCGCGACCTCCTGGCGGAGCTTCCCGGCCCCGCCGTGGCGGTCGAGACTCGAGTGCGCGAGGGGCCGGTCCTCGAGACGATCGCCGAGGCGGCGGGCGGTCACGACGTTCTCGTCGTCGGCGCGACCCGCCAGGGGGCGTTTCACCGCCGGCTCGTCGGCTCCGTCGCTCGAGACGTCGTCCACCGGACCGAGCGGACGGTGATTCTCGCCCGTGCCGGAGACGCGGTCGACGGCTCGATACTCGCTCGACTGCGCCGGCTGACCGAGTCGTGA
- a CDS encoding hydantoinase/oxoprolinase family protein, with amino-acid sequence MSDQSTRCRIGVDVGGTFTDVVSLRGGSLEVTKTPSTPEAPDEGVVDGLEKSREGGDFGDVDFFAHGTTVATNAVLEREWANTALVTTEGFRDVLEIGRQARPDIYDFDATKPAPIVERDRRYEVIERLDERGAVRTPLDEESVRVVADEIAAAGVDSVAVSLLFSFENDDHERRVEERLREAGVEASYSRSSAVLPEIREYERTLATALNAALKPVMDSYIGRLETSVDDLGVPAPMQIMQSNGGIIDAGQARERPINTLLSGPAAGVQGAAHVAGLAGTEDVLTMDMGGTSCDVSLVRGGEPVVSTDVEIGDYPVGVPMIAVHTIGAGGGSIAWIDAGGALRVGPRSAGAVPGPVCYGRGGEEPTVTDAQLLLGRLDPDAFLSAELEADVDRVERAVRERIADPLGMELEEAAQGILDVANANMERALRVVSVERGHDPREFGLVAFGGAGPLHASALAESLDVPRVLVPASAGVLSALGLLITDLVHDFSTSMVRRWEEISLEELADAFERFERKGRERLAGADVEIERAIDLRYVGQSFDLTIDLPDGGLDGETLEAAAERFHAEHERRYGHASPEEPLELVTARLRARGLVETPDLTAAVVDGDPDDAVRDERTVVYDGTPHETRIYDRGRLPVGAELEGAAVVEGPESTVVIRPDQTATVDEYGTIAVDTEVTR; translated from the coding sequence ATGAGCGACCAATCCACACGCTGTCGGATCGGCGTCGACGTCGGCGGCACGTTCACCGACGTCGTTTCTCTCCGCGGCGGCTCCCTCGAGGTCACGAAAACCCCCTCCACCCCGGAAGCCCCCGACGAAGGGGTCGTCGACGGCCTCGAGAAGAGCCGCGAGGGTGGCGACTTCGGGGACGTCGACTTCTTCGCCCACGGGACGACCGTCGCGACCAACGCCGTCTTAGAGCGCGAGTGGGCGAACACGGCGCTGGTGACCACCGAGGGGTTTAGGGACGTCCTCGAGATCGGCCGCCAGGCCCGCCCCGACATCTACGACTTCGACGCGACGAAGCCGGCACCGATCGTCGAGCGCGACCGCCGCTACGAGGTGATCGAGCGCCTCGACGAGCGCGGCGCCGTCAGGACGCCACTCGACGAAGAGAGCGTCCGGGTGGTCGCCGACGAAATCGCCGCCGCGGGCGTCGACAGCGTCGCCGTCTCCCTGCTCTTTTCCTTCGAGAACGACGACCACGAGCGCCGCGTCGAGGAACGGCTCCGGGAGGCGGGCGTCGAGGCGTCCTACTCGCGCTCGAGCGCGGTCCTTCCCGAGATCCGCGAGTACGAGCGCACCCTGGCGACGGCGCTCAACGCGGCGCTCAAACCGGTGATGGACTCGTACATCGGCCGCCTCGAGACCAGCGTCGACGACCTGGGCGTTCCCGCCCCGATGCAGATCATGCAGTCCAACGGCGGGATCATCGACGCCGGACAGGCCCGCGAGCGGCCGATCAACACCCTGCTGTCGGGGCCGGCTGCGGGGGTCCAGGGCGCCGCCCACGTCGCCGGGCTCGCCGGCACCGAGGACGTGCTCACGATGGACATGGGCGGCACCTCCTGTGACGTCTCGCTGGTCCGCGGGGGCGAGCCGGTCGTCTCGACCGACGTCGAAATCGGCGACTACCCCGTCGGCGTCCCGATGATCGCCGTCCACACCATCGGCGCCGGCGGCGGCTCGATCGCCTGGATCGACGCCGGGGGCGCACTTCGCGTCGGCCCCCGGTCGGCGGGTGCGGTTCCCGGCCCGGTCTGTTACGGCCGCGGCGGCGAAGAGCCCACCGTCACCGACGCCCAGCTCCTGCTCGGACGGCTCGACCCCGACGCCTTCCTCTCGGCGGAGCTCGAGGCCGACGTCGATCGGGTCGAGCGCGCCGTCCGCGAGCGGATCGCCGACCCGCTCGGGATGGAACTCGAGGAGGCCGCCCAGGGGATCCTCGACGTCGCCAACGCGAACATGGAGCGGGCGCTGCGGGTCGTCAGCGTCGAGCGCGGCCACGACCCACGGGAGTTCGGGCTGGTCGCCTTCGGCGGCGCCGGCCCGCTGCACGCGAGCGCGCTCGCGGAATCGCTCGACGTCCCCCGCGTGCTCGTCCCGGCGAGCGCGGGCGTGCTCTCGGCGCTCGGCCTGCTCATCACCGACCTGGTCCACGACTTCAGCACGTCGATGGTCCGTCGCTGGGAGGAGATTTCGCTCGAGGAGCTTGCGGACGCATTCGAGCGCTTCGAGCGGAAGGGGCGGGAGCGACTCGCGGGCGCAGACGTCGAGATCGAGCGCGCGATCGATCTGCGCTACGTCGGCCAGTCGTTCGACCTCACGATCGACCTCCCCGACGGCGGCCTCGACGGGGAAACCCTCGAGGCCGCGGCCGAGCGCTTCCACGCCGAGCACGAGCGCCGGTACGGCCACGCCTCGCCCGAGGAGCCGCTCGAGCTGGTCACCGCCCGGCTACGCGCCCGCGGGCTGGTCGAGACGCCCGATCTCACCGCCGCGGTCGTAGACGGCGATCCCGACGACGCCGTCCGCGACGAGCGCACCGTCGTCTACGACGGCACGCCACACGAGACGCGGATCTACGACCGGGGTCGACTCCCGGTCGGCGCCGAACTCGAGGGGGCGGCGGTCGTCGAGGGGCCCGAAAGCACGGTCGTCATCCGCCCGGATCAGACGGCGACGGTCGACGAGTACGGCACCATCGCCGTCGACACGGAGGTGACGCGATGA
- a CDS encoding hydantoinase B/oxoprolinase family protein, whose protein sequence is MSGPDGRNAGSADAGGVDPVTLEVIRNACTAIAEEMNANLIRTGYSPNIKERRDCSCAVFDADGDMISQAENMPVHLGAMPFSVAAALERYPPASLSPGDAVMVNDPFRGGAHLPDLTLVTPVYRGDELIAIAANRAHHADVGGSRAGSVAADSTEIYQEGIRIPPVKLFEGGEVVDDVMDLILANVRTPDERRGDLRAQQAANETARERLQDLSETYGTETLADAIEEIQDYSERRMRAAISELPDGTYEFSDTLDDDGQGTEGIEIRAAVTIDGEEITVDFDGTADQVAGAVNAVFAVTASATYYAVRCLTDPDIPPNEGCYRPIELEAPEGSVVNASPPAAVVGGNLEVSQRVTDVVLGALAEVVPERAIGACQGTMNNVTFGGTDPRNGRPYAFYETQGGGFGGRASGDGMDGVHVHMSNTMNTPAEVLETAYPLSVERYEYRPDTGGAGEFRGGLGLRRDIRVRDHEAAFSLLADRRKRGPYGIEGGSDGAPGDDKLLRNGEEESIDAKTARTLESDDVVSIRTPGGGGYGDPAARDRAAIERDLELGKLSLEAAREAYGYVPESEE, encoded by the coding sequence ATGAGCGGCCCCGACGGCCGAAACGCCGGCAGCGCCGATGCCGGTGGCGTCGATCCGGTCACGCTCGAGGTGATCCGAAACGCCTGTACGGCGATCGCAGAGGAGATGAACGCGAACCTCATCCGGACGGGTTACTCGCCGAACATCAAGGAGCGCCGGGACTGCTCGTGTGCGGTCTTCGACGCCGACGGCGACATGATCAGCCAGGCCGAGAACATGCCGGTCCACCTCGGCGCGATGCCGTTTTCGGTGGCGGCGGCCCTCGAGCGCTACCCCCCGGCGTCGCTCTCGCCCGGCGACGCGGTGATGGTCAACGACCCGTTCCGCGGCGGGGCGCACCTGCCGGACTTGACGCTCGTGACGCCCGTCTATCGGGGGGACGAGCTGATCGCCATCGCGGCCAACCGGGCCCACCACGCCGACGTCGGGGGCTCTCGCGCCGGCAGCGTCGCGGCCGACTCGACGGAAATTTACCAGGAGGGGATCCGCATTCCGCCGGTGAAACTGTTCGAGGGTGGCGAGGTCGTCGACGACGTGATGGACCTCATCCTCGCGAACGTCCGCACGCCGGACGAGCGCCGCGGCGACCTGCGCGCCCAGCAGGCGGCCAACGAGACCGCCCGCGAGCGCTTACAGGACCTCTCGGAGACGTACGGCACGGAGACGCTCGCCGACGCCATCGAGGAGATTCAGGACTACTCCGAGCGGCGGATGCGGGCGGCGATTTCCGAGTTACCCGACGGCACCTACGAGTTTTCCGATACCCTCGACGACGACGGACAGGGAACCGAGGGAATCGAGATCCGGGCGGCGGTCACCATCGACGGCGAGGAGATCACCGTCGACTTCGACGGCACCGCAGACCAGGTCGCGGGGGCGGTCAACGCCGTCTTCGCCGTCACCGCGTCGGCGACCTACTACGCCGTGCGGTGTCTCACCGACCCCGACATCCCGCCCAACGAGGGCTGTTACCGCCCGATCGAACTCGAGGCGCCCGAGGGGTCGGTCGTCAACGCCAGCCCGCCCGCCGCCGTCGTCGGCGGCAACCTCGAGGTCTCACAACGCGTGACCGACGTCGTGCTCGGCGCGCTCGCCGAGGTCGTTCCCGAGCGGGCGATCGGCGCCTGCCAGGGAACGATGAACAACGTCACCTTCGGCGGCACCGATCCGCGGAACGGTCGGCCGTACGCCTTCTACGAGACCCAGGGCGGCGGCTTCGGCGGTCGGGCCAGCGGCGACGGAATGGACGGCGTCCACGTCCACATGAGCAACACGATGAACACGCCCGCGGAGGTCCTCGAGACGGCCTACCCGCTCTCCGTCGAGCGCTACGAGTACCGCCCCGACACCGGCGGCGCGGGCGAGTTCCGAGGGGGCCTCGGCCTCCGGCGGGACATCCGCGTGCGCGACCACGAGGCGGCGTTCAGCCTGCTCGCCGATCGCCGGAAACGCGGCCCCTACGGGATCGAGGGCGGTTCCGACGGGGCGCCCGGTGACGACAAACTGCTCCGAAACGGCGAGGAGGAGTCGATCGACGCGAAGACCGCGCGCACTCTCGAGTCCGACGACGTCGTGAGCATCCGGACGCCGGGCGGTGGCGGCTACGGCGACCCCGCGGCGCGCGACCGCGCGGCGATCGAGCGGGATCTCGAGTTGGGGAAGCTGTCGCTCGAGGCGGCCAGAGAGGCGTACGGGTACGTCCCTGAGTCAGAGGAGTAG
- a CDS encoding NAD-dependent epimerase/dehydratase family protein translates to MTDALVIGGTRFIGRHLVSDLLEHDYDVTIFNRGNHENPFSDDDRVDRIEGDRTNDSALEAAASEADPDIVIDCVAYYPRDVRAATEIFADVDAYVYISSGDAYGREEIPKREDETPMRPCSSEQAIDDSSDTYGNRKAEGDRAVFAAAERGVNAMSVRPCIVYGPHDYTERLDFWIDRVLEYDRVIVPGDGTNLWHRAYVEDVASALRIVAEEGEPGEVYNVGDRRLVTLEEMVELIARVARGATADSSGERSDLRATDVEVVHAGPRELEAGGLSAADYILYRDYPHVLSTAKLAELGWESTPLEAAMERTVEEHRESDRDGSEHDPGREAEERVLGILDTI, encoded by the coding sequence ATGACCGACGCACTCGTCATCGGCGGCACTCGGTTCATCGGCCGCCACCTCGTTTCCGACTTGCTCGAGCACGACTACGACGTCACGATCTTCAACCGCGGGAACCACGAGAACCCGTTTTCCGACGACGACCGGGTCGACCGGATCGAGGGCGACCGGACGAACGACTCGGCGCTCGAGGCGGCCGCGAGCGAGGCAGACCCCGATATCGTCATCGACTGCGTGGCCTACTACCCGCGGGACGTCCGCGCGGCCACCGAAATCTTCGCCGACGTCGACGCCTACGTCTACATCTCGAGCGGCGACGCCTACGGCCGTGAGGAGATTCCCAAACGGGAGGACGAGACGCCGATGCGCCCCTGCTCGAGCGAGCAGGCGATCGACGACTCGAGCGACACCTACGGCAACCGGAAGGCGGAGGGCGACCGCGCCGTCTTCGCGGCGGCGGAGCGCGGCGTCAACGCCATGTCTGTTCGACCTTGCATCGTCTACGGCCCCCACGACTACACCGAACGGCTGGACTTCTGGATCGACCGCGTCCTCGAGTACGACCGCGTGATCGTCCCCGGCGACGGCACCAACCTCTGGCACCGCGCCTACGTCGAGGACGTCGCGAGCGCCCTCCGGATCGTCGCCGAGGAGGGCGAGCCCGGCGAGGTGTACAACGTGGGGGATCGCCGACTGGTGACGCTCGAGGAGATGGTCGAGCTGATCGCCCGCGTGGCGCGTGGCGCCACGGCAGATTCGAGCGGGGAGCGCAGCGACCTGCGAGCAACGGACGTCGAGGTCGTCCACGCCGGCCCGCGGGAACTCGAGGCCGGCGGCCTCTCCGCGGCCGACTATATCCTCTACCGCGACTACCCGCACGTGCTCTCGACGGCGAAACTCGCGGAGTTGGGATGGGAGTCGACGCCGCTCGAGGCGGCGATGGAACGAACCGTCGAAGAACACCGCGAGAGCGACCGCGACGGAAGCGAGCACGACCCCGGCCGAGAGGCGGAGGAGCGCGTGCTCGGGATTCTGGATACGATATAG
- a CDS encoding mechanosensitive ion channel family protein, whose protein sequence is MILALPLLELAAETVTATPSGAVRAVPGAVAIEEPADAVPDWALAVAVLLGAWYGSKLLARASRPTVVERFERQSVADILLRLFRALVVTVAVLVVLGIFGVELSELVLSVTILSVVVGVILTPVASDFVGGFFVLANRPYEVGDMIELVDREESGHVVDVTLRYTKIRTLENTFLVVPNSTIRERDVVNLSADDERTRVSIEFLVTYEGDLEEARELLEDAAAETEGVIDGGPDIAMGKTKYPARPTAFVESFADHGVRLDLNFWVERPYLPRVMRSNIHETVWEKLEGANVEIAYPHTHLVFDETSGTARVAVDRARGEAPDAALEAEERAAD, encoded by the coding sequence ATGATACTCGCGCTACCCTTACTCGAACTCGCCGCGGAGACGGTAACGGCGACCCCCTCCGGTGCTGTTCGAGCGGTTCCCGGCGCCGTCGCCATCGAAGAGCCCGCTGACGCGGTTCCAGACTGGGCGCTCGCAGTAGCCGTCCTGCTCGGCGCGTGGTACGGCTCGAAGCTCCTCGCGCGAGCGAGCCGCCCGACGGTCGTCGAACGATTCGAGCGCCAGTCGGTCGCCGACATCCTGTTGCGGCTGTTCCGGGCGCTGGTCGTGACGGTCGCGGTGCTCGTCGTCCTCGGCATCTTCGGCGTCGAACTCTCCGAACTCGTGCTCTCGGTGACCATCCTCTCTGTGGTCGTCGGCGTGATCCTCACGCCGGTCGCGAGCGACTTCGTCGGGGGCTTCTTCGTCCTCGCGAACCGGCCCTACGAGGTCGGCGACATGATCGAGCTCGTCGACAGAGAGGAGAGCGGCCACGTCGTCGACGTCACCCTCCGGTACACGAAGATCCGGACCCTCGAGAACACCTTCCTCGTCGTCCCGAACTCGACGATTCGGGAGCGGGACGTGGTGAACCTCTCCGCGGACGACGAGCGCACCCGCGTCTCCATCGAGTTCCTGGTCACCTACGAGGGCGACCTCGAGGAGGCGCGCGAACTGCTCGAGGACGCCGCCGCCGAGACGGAGGGGGTCATCGACGGCGGTCCGGACATCGCGATGGGGAAGACGAAGTATCCCGCCCGGCCGACGGCGTTCGTCGAGTCGTTCGCCGACCACGGCGTCCGCCTCGACCTCAACTTCTGGGTCGAACGACCCTATCTGCCGCGGGTGATGCGCTCGAACATCCACGAAACGGTCTGGGAGAAGCTCGAGGGCGCAAACGTGGAGATCGCCTATCCGCACACCCACCTCGTCTTCGACGAAACGAGCGGCACCGCGCGGGTCGCCGTCGACCGCGCTCGCGGCGAGGCGCCCGATGCGGCGCTCGAGGCCGAGGAGCGAGCCGCGGACTGA